From Pagrus major chromosome 18, Pma_NU_1.0, a single genomic window includes:
- the rab41 gene encoding ras-related protein Rab-41 isoform X1 — protein sequence MSTTTGGGEFGNPLRKFKLVFLGEQSVGKTSLITRFMYDSFDNTYQATIGIDFLSKTMYLEDRTIRLQLWDTAGQERFRSLIPSYIRDSAAAVVVYDIANLNSFQQTSKWIDDVRTERGSDVIIMLVGNKTDLADKRQVSVEAAERKARELNVMYIETSAKAGYNVKQLFRRVAAALPGMDSTPEKSKEDMIDIKLEKQPEMTVTESSCSC from the exons atgtcgACCACGACCGGCGGCGGAGAGTTTGGCAACCCTCTACGAAAGTTCAAGCTCGTCTTTCTGGGCGAACAGAGCG TTGGGAAGACGTCTCTCATCACCAGGTTTATGTATGACAGTTTCGACAACACTTATCAG GCAACAATTGGCAttgactttttgtcaaaaaCTATGTACCTAGAAGATCGCACG ATTCGGCTGCAGCTCTGGGATACAGCCGGACAGGAGCGTTTCCGCAGCCTCATCCCCAGTTACATCCGAGACTCAGCCGCTGCTGTGGTGGTTTATGACATAGCCA ATCTAAATTCATTCCAGCAAACCTCAAAGTGGATTGATGATGtcagaacagagagaggaagtgatgtcataATCATGCTTGttggaaacaaaacagacttgGCAGATAAAAG GCAAGTTTCTGTTGAGGCGGCAGAGAGGAAAGCTCGTGAGCTCAATGTGATGTACATAGAGACCAGTGCCAAGGCTGGCTATAACGTCAAACAG CTGTTCCGTCGTGTTGCTGCTGCGTTGCCTGGGATGGACAGCACACCAGAGAAGAGCAAAGAGGACA TGATCGACATCAAATTGGAGAAACAGCCAGAGATGACTGTCACCGAGAGCAGCTGCTCATGCTAG
- the rab41 gene encoding ras-related protein Rab-41 isoform X3, with the protein MSTTTGGGEFGNPLRKFKLVFLGEQSVGKTSLITRFMYDSFDNTYQATIGIDFLSKTMYLEDRTVRLQLWDTAGQERFRSLIPSYIRDSTIAVVVYDITNLNSFQQTSKWIDDVRTERGSDVIIMLVGNKTDLADKRQITTEEGEQRAKELNVMFIETSAKTGYNVKQLFRRVAAALPGMDSTPEKSKEDMIDIKLEKQPEMTVTESSCSC; encoded by the exons atgtcgACCACGACCGGCGGCGGAGAGTTTGGCAACCCTCTACGAAAGTTCAAGCTCGTCTTTCTGGGCGAACAGAGCG TTGGGAAGACGTCTCTCATCACCAGGTTTATGTATGACAGTTTCGACAACACTTATCAG GCAACAATTGGCAttgactttttgtcaaaaaCTATGTACCTAGAAGATCGCACG GTCCGGCTCCAGCTATGGGACACTGCTGGACAGGAGCGTTTTCGTAGCCTAATTCCCAGCTACATCCGTGACTCTACCATTGCCGTGGTTGTTTATGACATCACCA ATCTAAATTCATTCCAGCAAACCTCAAAGTGGATTGATGATGtcagaacagagagaggaagtgatgtcataATCATGCTTGttggaaacaaaacagacttgGCAGATAAAAG ACAGATCACCACGGAGGAGGGCGAGCAGAGAGCTAAGGAACTGAATGTCATGTTCATTGAAACCAGCGCAAAGACTGGCTACAATGTCAAACAG CTGTTCCGTCGTGTTGCTGCTGCGTTGCCTGGGATGGACAGCACACCAGAGAAGAGCAAAGAGGACA TGATCGACATCAAATTGGAGAAACAGCCAGAGATGACTGTCACCGAGAGCAGCTGCTCATGCTAG
- the rab41 gene encoding ras-related protein Rab-41 isoform X2 produces the protein MSTTTGGGEFGNPLRKFKLVFLGEQSVGKTSLITRFMYDSFDNTYQATIGIDFLSKTMYLEDRTVRLQLWDTAGQERFRSLIPSYIRDSTIAVVVYDITNLNSFQQTSKWIDDVRTERGSDVIIMLVGNKTDLADKRQVSVEAAERKARELNVMYIETSAKAGYNVKQLFRRVAAALPGMDSTPEKSKEDMIDIKLEKQPEMTVTESSCSC, from the exons atgtcgACCACGACCGGCGGCGGAGAGTTTGGCAACCCTCTACGAAAGTTCAAGCTCGTCTTTCTGGGCGAACAGAGCG TTGGGAAGACGTCTCTCATCACCAGGTTTATGTATGACAGTTTCGACAACACTTATCAG GCAACAATTGGCAttgactttttgtcaaaaaCTATGTACCTAGAAGATCGCACG GTCCGGCTCCAGCTATGGGACACTGCTGGACAGGAGCGTTTTCGTAGCCTAATTCCCAGCTACATCCGTGACTCTACCATTGCCGTGGTTGTTTATGACATCACCA ATCTAAATTCATTCCAGCAAACCTCAAAGTGGATTGATGATGtcagaacagagagaggaagtgatgtcataATCATGCTTGttggaaacaaaacagacttgGCAGATAAAAG GCAAGTTTCTGTTGAGGCGGCAGAGAGGAAAGCTCGTGAGCTCAATGTGATGTACATAGAGACCAGTGCCAAGGCTGGCTATAACGTCAAACAG CTGTTCCGTCGTGTTGCTGCTGCGTTGCCTGGGATGGACAGCACACCAGAGAAGAGCAAAGAGGACA TGATCGACATCAAATTGGAGAAACAGCCAGAGATGACTGTCACCGAGAGCAGCTGCTCATGCTAG
- the arr3b gene encoding arrestin 3b, retinal (X-arrestin), with the protein MSKVYKKTSGNGHIALYLGKRDFVDHVDSVEIVEGVIKVDPAGLEGRKVFVYLACAFRYGSEDLDVMGLSFRRDIWIQRVQVYPPTEGTTAKTPMMEFLMKKVGEQGYPFTFQMPTDLPCSVSLQPGPNDSGKACGVDFEIKGYLANVACNAEEVIEKKDTCRLMIRKIQFAPANNKAGPKADISKQFMMTDKPLNLEASLEKEVYYHGDPITVKVKVNNETNKVVKKIKVSVEQLTNVALYSSDTYSKTVCCEEFGETINANSSLDKSFQITPLLSSNKEKRGLSVDGRLKDEDTHLASTTLSQGEKEMQGIIVSYKVRVTLVASGGGLLGGLTGSDVILDLPLVLMSPKPADIDAALKALNVRFLLNVATTLVVSRLTHRM; encoded by the exons ATGTCAAA aGTATATAAGAAGACCAGCGGCAACGGACAT ATCGCCCTGTACTTGGGGAAGAGAGACTTTGTCGACCATGTGGACTCAGTGGAAATAGTTG AGGGTGTTATTAAAGTGGACCCTGCCGGCCTCGAAGGCAGAAAAG TATTCGTCTACCTCGCTTGTGCCTTCCGCTACGGAAGCGAGGACTTGGACGTCATGGGCCTGTCCTTCAGGAGAGACATCTGGATCCAGCGCGTTCAGGTGTATCCTCCTACAGAAGGAACCACGGCCAAAACACCAATGATGGAGTTCCTCATGAAGAAAGTTGGAGAGCAAGGATACCCCTTTACCTTCCAG ATGCCCACAGATCTCCCGTGCTCGGTCTCCTTACAGCCGGGCCCAAATGATTCTGGCAAG GCTTGTGGCGTGGACTTTGAGATTAAAGGATACCTTGCCAACGTGGCCTGCAACGCAGAAGAAGTCATTGAAAAGAA GGACACATGTCGCCTGATGATTCGCAAAATTCAGTTCGCGCCAGCCAACAACAAGGCCGGACCCAAGGCCGACATCAGCAAGCAGTTCATGATGACCGACAAACCTCTTAACTTGGAGGCCTCCCTCGAAAAAGAG GTTTACTACCACGGAGACCCGATCACCGTGAAGGTAAAAGTCAACAATGAAACCAACAAGGTCGTGAAGAAAATCAAAGTCTCAG ttGAGCAGCTAACAAACGTGGCGCTCTACTCATCCGACACCTACAGCAAGACAGTGTGTTGCGAGGAGTTCGG AGAGACAATAAACGCCAACTCTTCCCTGGATAAATCCTTCCAAATCACCCCTCTGCTGTCCAGCAACAAAGAGAAACGCGGCCTTTCAGTCGACGGGCGGCTAAAAGACGAGGACACTCACCTTGCGTCCACAACCCT GAGTCAAGGAGAGAAGGAGATGCAGGGCATCATCGTCTCCTACAAAGTCAGGGTCACTCTGGTGGCGTCTGGCGGAGG TCTGCTGGGTGGCCTTACAGGAAG cgACGTCATTTTGGATCTCCCTCTGGTCCTGATGTCCCCAAAACCTGCAG ACATTGACGCAGCTTTGAAGGcattaaatgtcagatttttattaaatgttgcGACAACCTTAGTTGTTAGTAGATTAACTCACCGGATGTAG
- the inppl1b gene encoding inositol polyphosphate phosphatase-like 1b gives MATAAWYHRDISRVHAEDLLARAGRDGSYLVRDSESVPGAYALCLLFQRHVHTYRILPDADGLLAVQTTQGVQVNCFRTLEDLVLGYQHPHKGLVTPLLFAVPRDTDTGDESSDDEKPSPVPASVNTVPFTGAPAKPAPHTVFLDKLQELNTSSTAGEVIGLLNDYLFSELPLDIENVHKGATTLCHLKRTLGTACQGLNSEIDLTLSSLETLAKVFDHPSCSLTNTKAQGPEMEIDSLLCKISALVSLLSSLEKKVLKALQDAVTNHNLAVQPNPPPPEPTPSSVTPVKNHDRQLPVHSFQVKMVRYGRQTVSVDVDTGVLLFDRKAGSFGIERVSHDRILQIVKFQSSPAKVCLVVDSHHSTPREMTFESARKRDAFCQLLQLMKTRHSQLSEPDVVSVFVGTWNMGGSPPPRSLQTWVTCCGLGHTPDESTALLPHDIYALGTQENPQGEREWTEHIKATLRSYTHIDFKQVAVQSLWNMRLAVFVKPEHESRISHVNTASVRTGLGNTLGNKGAVGVSFLFSGTSFGFVNCHLTSGSEKVLRRNQNFVDILRLLSLGEKQLGAFDISLRFTHLFWCGDLNYRLDLDVQDILKHVSKREFEELMCADQLTRERHKRKAFLNFKEEKIAFPPTYRYERGSRDCYLWQKYKTSGVRVNVPSWCDRILWKSYPETHVVCTAYGCTDDIFTSDHSPVFATFDVGVTSQYSSKTDLNSSMEKAWIELEGIEAIVKTASKAKFFIEFHSSCLEETRRSSENDSQSCDVPGFLKLGWSFKQLPKLLPIMSDMEFLQDQHLLLSVKSCDGFESYGECCVALRSLNGASEQFETFLSHRGEEMGSIRGRVRIHVPKDRRGTREKVYEWFHFEKDPGRGHMSPAPTRVQINRSSAAPPKLTPSSYTNPAYFIFEGVSVARRVEEALPQRRDPQVIWSGNEALQLPKISGRQGFDRRPCRRSDFTEIEIPAVLPQYTPTNDLPTPQTNSSYQLFPAKNPPPIPQPSSNAPSQYQEQTSQPKDKYRGKNIVQDSILPEKNLRNLYMNHSAIIREKARRDQLLPERTNPVRQTKAPSAFPYIPTHIAQCKVSVPWMVDQQPPGPTGDNSLTALQIAKSLSEVDFFPTEQRGPSIPNHRPGYRNGPSMHGDRGYSWEKEVSVLQGAPETVRELLSALGLQKYTLGLSLNGWDDLDYFSGITEEDLRAAGVTNPSHRRRILENLPRNWN, from the exons ATGGCGACGGCAGCATGGTATCATCGTGACATCAGCCGTGTGCACGCAGAGGACTTGCTGGCACGGGCGGGGAGGGATGGCAGCTACCTAGTGAGAGATAGCGAGTCTGTGCCAGGAGCCTATGCACTGTGCCTGCT GTTCCAACGTCATGTTCACACCTACCGTATCCTACCCGATGCAGACGGCCTTCTAGCAGTTCAG ACAACACAGGGCGTGCAGGTGAACTGCTTCCGGACACTCGAGGACCTGGTGTTGGGGTACCAGCATCCCCACAAGGGCCTGGTCACTCCTCTGCTCTTCGCTGTTCCCCGTGATACGGACACTGGGGATGAGAGCTCAG ATGATGAGAAGCCGTCTCCAGTTCCAGCCTCTGTCAACACGGTGCCTTTCACAGGAGCACCAGCAAAACCAGCCCCTCACACTGTATTCCTGGATAAGTTGCAGGAGCTGAACACATCCAG CACTGCGGGTGAGGTGATCGGTCTACTCAATGACTACCTCTTCAGTGAGCTCCCTCTCGACAttgagaacgtgcataaaggGGCAACAACTCTTTGTCACCTCAAGCGTACTCTGGGCACTGCCTGCCAAGGCCTGAACAG TGAGATCGATCTGACCCTCTCAAGTCTGGAAACCCTGGCCAAGGTCTTCGACCATCCCAGCTGCTCTTTAACAAACACCAAGGCTCAg GGCCCGGAGATGGAGATTGACAGCCTGTTGTGTAAGATTTCAGCTTTGGTCAGCCTCCTTTCTTCATTGGAGAAAAAG GTATTAAAAGCGTTACAAGATGCGGTGACCAACCACAATCTGGCAGTGCAGCCTAACCCGCCCCCTCCGGAACCGACACCCTCCAGTGTAACACCTGTAAAGAACCACGACAGACAGCTGCCGGTCCACTCCTTCCAG GTGAAGATGGTGAGGTACGGCAGGCAGACTGTTTCTGTTGATGTGGACACGGGAGTGCTGCTCTTCGACAGGAAGGCTGGTTCGTTTGGTATAGAGAGGGTCTCACATGACAGAA TCCTTCAGATTGTCAAGTTCCAGAGCAGTCCCGCCAAGGTATGCCTGGTTGTTGACAGCCACCACAGCACACCGCGGGAGATGACGTTTGAGAGTGCACGG AAACGTGATGCCTTCTGCCAACTCCTCCAGCTGATGAAAACCAGGCACTCTCAGCTGAGCGAACCTGACGTGGTCTCTGTATTTGTTGGCACCTGGAATATGG GTGGTTCCCCTCCTCCTCGCAGCCTGCAGACGTGGGTGACCTGCTGCGGTTTGGGACACACCCCTGATGAGTCGACCGCCTTGCTCCCTCATGACATCTACGCTCTGGGCACTCAGGAAAACCCtcagggggagagagagtggaCAGAACATATCAAAGCAACCCTTCGCAGCTACACTCACATTGACTTCAAACAG GTGGCAGTACAATCCCTCTGGAATATgaggctggctgtgtttgtgaagCCGGAGCACGAGAGTCGCATCAGCCATGTGAACACAGCCAGTGTGAGGACCGGCCTGGGGAACACTTTGG GTAACAAGGGGGCTGTTGGTGTCTCATTCCTCTTCAGTGGAACATCTTTTGGGTTTGTTAACTGCCACCTGACCTCTGGAAGTGAGAAAGTCCTGAG GAGGAACCAGAACTTTGTGGACATCCTCCGACTGCTCTCTCTGGGTGAAAAGCAGCTCGGTGCCTTTGACATCAGCCTACGCTTCACCCACCTCTTCTGGTGTGGAGACCTCAATTATAGACTTGACTTGGACGTGCAG GACATCCTGAAACATGTGTCTAAGAGGGAGTTTGAGGAGCTCATGTGTGCAGACCAGCTGACCCGAGAGAGACACAAGAGGAAGGCCTTTCTCAATTTCA aggaagagaagattGCATTTCCACCCACCTATCGGTATGAACGGGGCTCCAGGGACTGCTACCTATGGCAAAAGTACAAGACTTCAGGA GTGCGAGTCAATGTCCCATCGTGGTGTGACAGGATTCTGTGGAAGTCCTACCCAGAGACGCACGTCGTTTGCACTGCATATG GTTGCACAGATGACATCTTCACAAGCGATCACTCACCTGTTTTTGCCACCTTCGATGTGGGAGTGACGTCACAGTACAGCTCCAAAACAG ATCTAAATTCAAGCATGGAGAAGGCCTGGATAGAGCTTGAAGGCATCGAGGCCATTGTGAAGACTGCAAGCAAGGCAAAGTTCTTCATTGAATTCCACTCATCATGCCTTGAAG AGACACGACGCTCGAGTGAAAATGACTCACAGAGCTGTGACGTTCCCGGCTTTCTCAAACTGGGCTGGTCTTTCAAACAACTGCCGAAG cTTCTTCCAATCATGTCTGACATGGAGTTTCTTCAGGATCAGCACCTGCTGTTGTCTGTCAAGTCATGTGATGGGTTTGAGTCATATG GTGAATGCTGTGTGGCTCTGCGTTCACTCAATGGTGCGTCCGAGCAGTTTGAGACATTTCTGAGTCACCGAGGTGAAGAGATGGGCTCCATCAGAGGACGGGTCAGGATCCATGTGCCCAAAGACAGACGAGGAACGCGAGAGAAAGTCTACG AGTGGTTCCATTTTGAGAAAGATCCTGGGAGGGGGCACATGTCTCCTGCTCCTACACGGGTCCAAATAAACAG GTCGTCTGCAGCTCCTCCGAAACTAACTCCAAGCAGCTACACCAATCCCGCCTACTTCATCTTTGAAGGTGTGTCAGTGGCGCGCAGGGTGGAGGAGGCTCTGCCCCAGCGAAGGGACCCTCAAGTGATCTGGTCTGGAAATGAGGCCTTGCAGCTCCCAAAGATCTCAGGACGTCAGGGCTTTGACAGAAGACCCTGTCGCAGGTCAGACTTTACAGAGATTGAAATTCCAGCTGTCTTGCCCCAGTACACTCCAACCAATGACCTTCCTACACCCCAAACCAACTCCTCTTATCAGCTCTTCCCAGCCAAAAACCCCCCTCCCATACCTCAACCATCAAGTAACGCCCCGTCACAGTACCAGGAACAGACTTCACAACCCAAAGACAAATACAGAGGTAAAAATATTGTTCAAGACTCCATACTGCCTGAGAAGAACCTGAGAAACTTGTACATGAATCACTCGGCAATCATCAGGGAAAAGGCCAGAAGGGATCAGCTTCTCCCAGAAAGGACCAATCCTGTCCGGCAAACCAAGGCCCCGTCTGCCTTCCCCTACATCCCCACTCACATAGCACAATGTAAGGTGTCCGTCCCCTGGATGGTGGATCAGCAGCCTCCTGGACCTACTGGAGACAACTCCCTCACTGCTCTGCAAATCGCCAAGTCCCTCAGTGAAGTTGATTTCTTCCCTACAGAGCAGAGAGGCCCATCCATACCCAATCACAGGCCAGGTTATAGGAACGGCCCTTCCATGCATGGAGACAGAGGCTAcagctgggagaaagag GTGTCTGTCCTTCAAGGTGCACCCGAGACCGTACGGGAGCTTCTCAGTGCACTGGGTCTTCAGAAATACACCCTGGGACTCAGCCTTAATGGCTGGGATGACCTGGATTACTTCAG TGGTATCACTGAGGAGGATCTACGCGCTGCAGGAGTGACGAACCCTTCACACCGACGCAGGATCCTCGAGAACCTGCCCAGGAACTGGAACTGA